The proteins below come from a single Demetria terragena DSM 11295 genomic window:
- a CDS encoding 3-oxoacyl-ACP reductase: MTEQTIPRRLVGRVAVVTGGASGIGLATARRMAAEGAKVAVVDVCEESIGEPLAEELGGMFVKTDVTDSDAVEAMFASVKAAYGSIDIAFNNAGISPPEDDSILDTDLAAWRRVQEVNLTSVYLCCKHVLPYMLEQGRGSIINTASFVAIMGAATSQISYSASKGGVLSMTRELGVQFARKGVRVNALCPGPVNTPLLKELFAADPEKAQRRLVHVPMGRFGEPEEMAAAVAFLASDDSSFMTANEFVVDGGISSAYVTPVD; this comes from the coding sequence ATGACCGAGCAGACCATCCCGAGGCGCCTTGTTGGCCGCGTCGCCGTTGTCACCGGGGGAGCCAGCGGTATAGGCCTGGCCACCGCCCGCCGAATGGCAGCCGAAGGGGCCAAGGTCGCGGTTGTCGACGTCTGCGAAGAATCGATCGGAGAGCCCCTGGCCGAGGAGTTGGGCGGGATGTTCGTGAAGACCGACGTGACTGACTCGGACGCCGTGGAGGCGATGTTCGCCTCGGTGAAGGCGGCCTACGGCTCCATCGACATCGCCTTCAATAACGCCGGCATTTCCCCGCCCGAAGACGATTCCATCCTGGACACCGACCTGGCCGCGTGGCGCCGGGTGCAGGAGGTGAACCTGACGAGCGTCTACCTCTGCTGCAAGCACGTGCTGCCCTACATGCTGGAACAGGGACGCGGCTCGATCATCAACACAGCATCCTTCGTGGCGATCATGGGTGCGGCGACCTCGCAGATCTCCTACTCGGCGTCTAAGGGTGGTGTGCTTTCGATGACCCGCGAGTTGGGAGTTCAGTTCGCACGCAAGGGAGTTCGAGTGAACGCTCTATGCCCAGGACCGGTCAATACGCCGCTCCTGAAAGAGTTGTTCGCTGCCGACCCAGAGAAGGCGCAGCGCCGCCTGGTGCACGTACCCATGGGACGGTTCGGCGAGCCCGAGGAGATGGCTGCTGCCGTGGCCTTCTTGGCCAGTGATGACAGTTCGTTCATGACCGCAAACGAGTTCGTCGTCGATGGCGGAATCAGCTCGGCGTACGTCACGCCAGTGGACTGA
- a CDS encoding peroxidase-related enzyme (This protein belongs to a clade of uncharacterized proteins related to peroxidases such as the alkylhydroperoxidase AhpD.) — protein sequence MSQISRFPVPEIADLPADLGERILQVQEKSGFVPNVFLALAHRPAQLRLFMDYHDELMDADEPLTKAEREMIVVATSAQRDCLYCVVAHGAILRIRAKDPLIADYVATNYRQADITPAQLAMLDYCVRLSVTPEEIAGPDQQVLRDAGWDDDAIWDMSAITAFFSMSNRLVHAIGIPPNEEFHLMGRVPRG from the coding sequence ATGAGTCAGATCAGCCGGTTTCCGGTCCCCGAGATCGCCGACCTTCCAGCAGACCTGGGTGAACGGATCCTCCAGGTCCAGGAGAAGAGCGGCTTCGTCCCGAACGTGTTCCTCGCGCTGGCCCATCGGCCGGCTCAACTACGGCTGTTCATGGACTACCACGACGAGTTGATGGACGCCGACGAGCCGCTCACCAAGGCCGAGCGAGAAATGATTGTGGTCGCAACCTCCGCCCAACGCGACTGCCTCTACTGCGTTGTCGCTCATGGGGCGATCCTGCGGATCCGTGCCAAAGACCCGCTGATCGCCGACTACGTTGCGACCAATTACCGACAGGCTGACATCACGCCAGCTCAATTGGCGATGCTGGATTACTGCGTGCGACTTTCCGTCACTCCAGAAGAGATCGCCGGGCCAGACCAGCAGGTTCTGAGAGACGCTGGCTGGGACGACGACGCCATCTGGGACATGAGCGCGATCACGGCGTTTTTCTCCATGTCCAACCGCCTCGTCCACGCCATCGGCATCCCGCCCAACGAGGAGTTTCACCTCATGGGGCGGGTGCCGCGGGGATAG